ACACAGCTACGACTGGGACCACATCTCAGCCATAGACAACTCCACCCGCAGGTTCGTGGCACAGCACAAGGACCCGGTCAGCGTGGGATTTGCCTTCAGCCTGGGCCACAGCTCTGTGGTGATGCTGGCCGGGCTGCTGGTGCTGTCCGGCGTCGCCCTGGTGGGGCAGCTGATGGAGGCGGGAAGCGCCGGCAACCTGGTGCTCGCGCTGATCGGAAGCGCGGTCTCCGGGACGTTCCTGCTGGTCATGGGCCTTTTCAACGGCTCCGCTTTCCTCAAAGCCGCCCAGGCCTACCGGAAGGCGGCCAGGGGAGGGACGGTCCACAGCGGGGACCTGGAGGCCAAAGGGTTCATGGCCCGGCTTTTGGCCAAGCCCCTGGCCAGGGTGGAACGTCCGCGGAACATCTACGTCATCGGCTTCCTCTTCGGTTTAGGCTTCGATACCGCCACCACCATCGGCCTGCTGGTCATGACCACCTCAGCCACGCTGGCCGGAGTCTCACCGTTTGCCCTGATGGCCATTCCGCTGGCCTTCGCCGCCGCCATGACCCTCTGTGACTCCATCAACGGGATCGCCATGATGCGGCTGTACAAATCCGCCATCGAAAACCCGCAGCGCCGGCTCGGGTTCAACGCTGTCATCACCGGTCTGTCCGCCCTGTCCGCCCTGTTCATCGCCGTCATCACGCTCGGCGGGCTGGTCAACGCCGCGGGAGTGGACCAGCCGGTCGTTGCCTGGCTGGCGGGAATCGACCTGGGGGAGGGCGGACTCGCGCTCGTTTGCACGTTCGCCGCCGTGTGGCTGGTTGCCGTCCTTCGGGGGCGGCGGCACGCCCGATGACTTCCGTCTATCTGCCCCGGGAATCCGTCGCCAGCCTCAACTGGATTGCCGCCACCACCCGCGGCCTGAGCCAGATCTACTTCCAGGCGAACGTGTGGACGGGCCTGGCGGTACTGGCCGGGTTCGCCATCGCGAACTGGCGGATGGCTGCGCTGGCGGTGCTGGGGCTGCTCTTTTCAACCCTCAGCGGTGTCCTGTGCCGCCGGCGGCTCGGCGAACTGGGCAACGGCCTGCACGGCTACTGCGGGGCCCTGGTGGGCGCAGCGCAGTTCTCAGCGCTGGGTTTCACCTGGCCGGCGGCCGCGTTCGCCGTCCTGGGCGGCCTCGCCTGCGGGCCGGTCACCGTTGCCGTCGCTTGGCTGTTCTACCACCCGTCCGTCCGCCGGTACGCGCTGCCCGTGACCACCGCGCCGTTCTGCATCGTCGCCGGGGTGCTCTTTGCCGTCCATGCCCCCTTGCACGGGCCGCGCACCGATCTGGGCGAGGTCCCGGAGAACGTCCTGGCCAACATGGGCCAAGCGATCCTCAGCAACATTTCAGAAGTCGTGCTGGTGGACTCCGCCCTGGCCGGCGCCGTGATCCTGGTGGGGCTTTTTATCGCCCATTGGAAGGTGGGCGCGGCTGCACTGCTGGGCAGCGGCCTGGAGGCGGGCATGGATCTTGCCACCGGCTCGGATGTCCAGTCCCTGGCGCACGGGCTGTTGGGCTATTCCGGGGTCCTGACGGCCATTGCCCTGGCTGCGGTCTTTCTGCGGGGCACCTGGCAGCCCTGGGTTGCTGCCGTGGTGGGTGTTGGTGTTTCGTCGGTCCTGGCCTGGGTGATGGGCCTGACCGCGCTGCCTGTCTATACGTGGCCGTTCATCCTCGCCACCTGGCTCATGTTGGTGGCGCTCCACCATACTCCCGGGTTCAGCCCCAGGACCTGACGTCCGCGGCCGGGCGGTGGACCTCCAACTCCTGGATGTGACGGACCCGCAGCCGACATTGTCAGCTTCCCGTCGTACTCTTAGCCGTAGCCCCACTCTTTCCAAGATTGACGTGTCCGAACGGATCCGCATGCCAGAGCTGAACGTCCAGGAGCGGACCTCGCTCCAGCTGCCCATCACCGACGCCGCGTCGCTGTCCGCCACGGAGGTGCTCGAACGCCTGGGCTCAGGCCCCGAGGGCCTGTCCGACGAGGAGGCCGCCGCCCGCCTCGCGGCCCTCGGCCCCAACGCCGTCCGCACCCACCGTGCCAACGGCTGGGCTGTCCTGGGCCGCCAGTTCGCCAGCCCCATCCTGATCCTCCTGCTGATCACCGCCGGCCTGTCCCTGTTCCTGGGTGACGCCACCAACTCGATCGTCATCGGCGTGATCCTGCTGGTGAGCGTGGGCCTGGGCTTCACCAACGAGTTCCGCGCCGAGCGGGCCTCCGAGGCGCTGCACTCCCGCGTCACCCACCGCGCCGTGGTGCTCCGGCGCGGACCCGCCGGCGGAACTGCCGGAACCACCCGGGAAGTGGACGTCACCGCCCTGGTGCCCGGCGACGTCGTCCATCTCTCCCTGGGTGCCATCATCCCGGCGGACCTCCGGCTCCTGAGCACCAAGAACCTCCTCTGCGACGAAAGCATCCTCACCGGGGAGTCGCTGCCCGCGGCGAAGGACCCCGCGCCGGTCCGGGCCGGGTCCGCCCTGGCGGACCTCTCCTCCTGCGTGTTCATGGGCACCGTGATCCAGTCCGGCGGCTGCACGGGCGTGGTGGTGGCCACCGGCGGCCGCGCCGAGTTTGGCCGGATCGCCCTGGGCCTGGGGGAACGGCAGCCGCAGACCGAATTCCAGCTCGGGCTCAAGCGGTTCAGTTTCCTGCTGCTGCAGGTTGCGGTGGTGCTCACCTCGCTGATCTTCCTCGCCAACCTGCTGCTCCAGCGGCCGCTCCTGGAATCCCTGCTGTTCTCCCTCGCGATCGCCGTGGGCATCACCCCGCAGCTGCTCCCCGCCGTCGTCAGCACGTCCTTGGCCACCGGCACCCGCCAGCTGGCCAAGCGGAAGGTGCTGGTCAAACGGCTCGTCTGCATCGAGGACCTTGGGGACATGGACATTCTGGTCACGGACAAGACCGGCACCCTGACCGAGGGGCGGATCAGCTTCACCGGAGCCCTTCCGCTCACCCCGGAAACCTCCGACGGCGGCCTGCTCACCCTGGGGCTGCTGGCCACCGAGGCGGATTACACCGAAGCCAAACTTACCTCCGCGGGGCAGAACCCGCTGGACGCGGCCCTGTGGGAAAGCCCCGGCGCCGCCGACTTTGACCCGGCACGGTTCGAGCGGCTGGACCTGATCGACTTCGACCACCAGCGCCGCCGCACCACCGTGCTGGTCCGGGAGCCCGGCGGACCCGCGCAGCTGGTCACCAAAGGTGCGCCCGAAGACGTCCTGGCCCTGTGCGGGCCCACTCCGCCTGCCGTGCAGGCCATGCTCGATGAACAGTTCGACGCCGGCTCCCGGGTGGTGGCCGTGGCCACCCGCGCTGCGGCGGGGCTCAGGGCGCTGACCGCGGCCGATGAGCGCGGCCTCACCCTGGCCGGGTTCCTGATCTTCCTGGACCGGCCCAAAGCCAACGCCATGGCCTCCCTGGACGAGCTGGAAGCCCTGGGAATCACCGTCAAAATTGCCACCGGGGATAACGCCAAAGTGGCCGAACGGGTCTGCGTGGAGGTCGGGGTGATCTCCGGCGGGACGCTGACCGGTGCTGACGTGGAGGCAATGTCCGACGCCGAACTCACCGACGCGGCCCGCACCGCCACCATCTTCGCCCGGGTCTCGCCCGAACAGAAGGCGCGCATCATCACCCTGCTGCGGCAAAGCGGCGGCGCGGTGGGGTTCATGGGCGACGGCGTGAACGACGCCCTGGCGCTGCACAAGGCGGACATCGGGATTTCCGTGGACAGTGCCACCGACGTCGCGAAGGACGCTGCCGACGTCGTGCTCCTGGACAAGGACCTGGGCGTCCTCGCCGAAGGCGTGCGGGAGGGCCGCCGGATCTTCGCGAACACCATCAAGTACGTCCTGATGGGTACCTCCAGCAACTTCGGCAACATGTTCAGCGCCGCCACGGCGTCCGTGGTGCTCAGCTTCCTGCCCATGCTGCCCGGCCAGATCCTGCTGAACAACCTGCTCTACGACTCCGGCCAGCTCGCCATCCCGGGCGACCGCGTGGACAACGAACAGCTCCGGGCGCCCTCGCACTGGAACATCGCGTTCATCCGCCGGTTCATGTTCCTGTTCGGGCCCATCAGCTCGCTGTTCGACTTCGCCACGTTCGCCCTGATGCTGTTTGTCTTTAACGCCGTGCCGGGGGAGTTCAGGGCCGGCTGGTTCATCGAATCCATCGCCACCCAGACCTTGATCATCTTCGCCATCCGGACCCGGCGGGTGCCGTTCCTGCGCAGCCGGCCGTCCGTCGGTTTGCTTGCCGCCTCGCTGGGTGTGGTGGCAGTGGGAATCTACCTGCCGCTCTCGCCCCTGGCCGGGGTCCTGGGCTTCGACCCGCTGCCGGTCCCGTTCTTCCTCGCGCTGCTGGGGATGATCGTGGTGTACTTGGTCCTGGTGGAAGGTGCCAAGGCCTGGTTCTTCGCCCGGGACGCCCAGCAGGTGCCCGCCGGCCCCATCCTGGTCCGCCGCCGGCCCGAAAACCACCACATCGCCCGCCGGGCCTTCCGCTTCAGCGCCCCGGTCCCGGTGGCCGCGCCGCGGCACCGGCGCCTGCTCGCCGGGCGCAGCGCGCGGGCTTGAGGTTCGCTTCCGCCCGTGCAACGCGGGGTCAGATACCGCCCAATAACTTCCGATTTTCGGGCGTAATCTGACCCCGCGTTGCTTCTAGAGGGCCGCTTCCGCCTGCTCCCAGTGCCGCTTGAGCAGCTCCGCCACACGCTCGGGTTCCACCCGGTGCGGAGGGTCGAAGTGGTGCCGGTGGGGGAACACCTCCAGGTGGAAGTCGGGGAAGAACACCCTGGAGAGCCGGCTGGCAGTATCGCCGTAGTCGTCGGGGTTGCTCAGCCCGCCGAGGGCAAAAAACACGGGCTGGCGGAAGGCGGCCAGGCTGGCCCGGTCCAGATCGTAGGTCTTGAAGGTCCGCAGGAACGCCCTGATGCCCGCCGGCCGCTTGGCCATCCACGGCGGCGGGGGATCCGGCGGCGGCGGGAGGACGACGTCGGGCTTTACCCCCAGCCGCATAAAAGCGGCCATGAACTGCTCCTGCGGGAGGGTCTCCAGCTGCTGGTACTGCTTCCAGATCTCCGCGTAGGCAGGGCTCCAGTCCCAGTTCCCTGCCCAGGCCGGTTCCAGCAGCGCGAGGCTCCGCAGCCTGCCCGGGTATTTGGCGGTGAACGCCAACGCCGCCGCACCGCCCCCTGAATAGCCCGCCAGATGGAACGTGTCCCATCCCCGGGCGTCGGCCTCGCGCAGGACGCCCTCAACCTCGGTGTCCAGGCTCCAGTCCGGCGGGGGAGTGTCGCCGGCATACAGCTCCAGGTCCTTGGCGACGGCCTGCACGTCCGGCCCCAAGGCCCGGATCAGCGCGCCGTAGGCGAGGTCGGCGGGGAGCACGCTCCCGGGAAGAAGGATGGCCCGCAGTGGTCCCATGGCAGGATGCTACGCCTGGCGGAGCGCTTTGGGGAGGACGTATTTCGGGGTACGTGCTCAGGCCGGCGGCTCGGGCAGCAGGTTGGCGGCGAGCGTCCTGGCCATGAACTGCCCATAGCGTTCCGCGCTCCAGCCCCGCTTGAGGACAAGGACCTCGTAGAGTTCGGCCGAGGTGCTGGTGAACATCACGTCGGCCACCTCCTCTGCGGTCAGGTCAGCCCGCAGGAAGCCCCGGGCGAGCACCTGCCGCGCGTTGTGCAGCATCCGCCGGTACCGCGCGGCGTCAACGTCGTTCAGGAGCGCGGCCATGTCCGGATCCCCGCTCGCGGCGGCATCCCTGATGAGCAGGTAGACGGGGGAGCCGAGGGGGCTGACCTCGGAGATGAACCGGCCAAACTGCTCCATGAGTTCACGCGGATCAGTGACGGTGGCCTGGGCACGGTCCGAACGTTCCTCGGCCGGGGTGC
The window above is part of the Pseudarthrobacter sp. IC2-21 genome. Proteins encoded here:
- the mgtA gene encoding magnesium-translocating P-type ATPase, yielding MPELNVQERTSLQLPITDAASLSATEVLERLGSGPEGLSDEEAAARLAALGPNAVRTHRANGWAVLGRQFASPILILLLITAGLSLFLGDATNSIVIGVILLVSVGLGFTNEFRAERASEALHSRVTHRAVVLRRGPAGGTAGTTREVDVTALVPGDVVHLSLGAIIPADLRLLSTKNLLCDESILTGESLPAAKDPAPVRAGSALADLSSCVFMGTVIQSGGCTGVVVATGGRAEFGRIALGLGERQPQTEFQLGLKRFSFLLLQVAVVLTSLIFLANLLLQRPLLESLLFSLAIAVGITPQLLPAVVSTSLATGTRQLAKRKVLVKRLVCIEDLGDMDILVTDKTGTLTEGRISFTGALPLTPETSDGGLLTLGLLATEADYTEAKLTSAGQNPLDAALWESPGAADFDPARFERLDLIDFDHQRRRTTVLVREPGGPAQLVTKGAPEDVLALCGPTPPAVQAMLDEQFDAGSRVVAVATRAAAGLRALTAADERGLTLAGFLIFLDRPKANAMASLDELEALGITVKIATGDNAKVAERVCVEVGVISGGTLTGADVEAMSDAELTDAARTATIFARVSPEQKARIITLLRQSGGAVGFMGDGVNDALALHKADIGISVDSATDVAKDAADVVLLDKDLGVLAEGVREGRRIFANTIKYVLMGTSSNFGNMFSAATASVVLSFLPMLPGQILLNNLLYDSGQLAIPGDRVDNEQLRAPSHWNIAFIRRFMFLFGPISSLFDFATFALMLFVFNAVPGEFRAGWFIESIATQTLIIFAIRTRRVPFLRSRPSVGLLAASLGVVAVGIYLPLSPLAGVLGFDPLPVPFFLALLGMIVVYLVLVEGAKAWFFARDAQQVPAGPILVRRRPENHHIARRAFRFSAPVPVAAPRHRRLLAGRSARA
- a CDS encoding alpha/beta fold hydrolase, producing the protein MGPLRAILLPGSVLPADLAYGALIRALGPDVQAVAKDLELYAGDTPPPDWSLDTEVEGVLREADARGWDTFHLAGYSGGGAAALAFTAKYPGRLRSLALLEPAWAGNWDWSPAYAEIWKQYQQLETLPQEQFMAAFMRLGVKPDVVLPPPPDPPPPWMAKRPAGIRAFLRTFKTYDLDRASLAAFRQPVFFALGGLSNPDDYGDTASRLSRVFFPDFHLEVFPHRHHFDPPHRVEPERVAELLKRHWEQAEAAL
- a CDS encoding TetR/AcrR family transcriptional regulator, producing MEAPVNASNREASRPRAYDARRRQEAAEESRMLVLAQARDLFLTRGYGRTTIAAIAGASSVSKESVYKSFGGKPGLVRAIYEQSLLGAGGTPAEERSDRAQATVTDPRELMEQFGRFISEVSPLGSPVYLLIRDAAASGDPDMAALLNDVDAARYRRMLHNARQVLARGFLRADLTAEEVADVMFTSTSAELYEVLVLKRGWSAERYGQFMARTLAANLLPEPPA
- a CDS encoding nickel transporter; protein product: MTTLSDVAVLYRQREQLPARTRMLVVAGAVVLLHCTAAALLAIGTLTARPLALGLVFTAYLAGVKHSYDWDHISAIDNSTRRFVAQHKDPVSVGFAFSLGHSSVVMLAGLLVLSGVALVGQLMEAGSAGNLVLALIGSAVSGTFLLVMGLFNGSAFLKAAQAYRKAARGGTVHSGDLEAKGFMARLLAKPLARVERPRNIYVIGFLFGLGFDTATTIGLLVMTTSATLAGVSPFALMAIPLAFAAAMTLCDSINGIAMMRLYKSAIENPQRRLGFNAVITGLSALSALFIAVITLGGLVNAAGVDQPVVAWLAGIDLGEGGLALVCTFAAVWLVAVLRGRRHAR
- a CDS encoding urea transporter; translated protein: MTSVYLPRESVASLNWIAATTRGLSQIYFQANVWTGLAVLAGFAIANWRMAALAVLGLLFSTLSGVLCRRRLGELGNGLHGYCGALVGAAQFSALGFTWPAAAFAVLGGLACGPVTVAVAWLFYHPSVRRYALPVTTAPFCIVAGVLFAVHAPLHGPRTDLGEVPENVLANMGQAILSNISEVVLVDSALAGAVILVGLFIAHWKVGAAALLGSGLEAGMDLATGSDVQSLAHGLLGYSGVLTAIALAAVFLRGTWQPWVAAVVGVGVSSVLAWVMGLTALPVYTWPFILATWLMLVALHHTPGFSPRT